A window of Costertonia aggregata contains these coding sequences:
- a CDS encoding MBL fold metallo-hydrolase, translated as MTILCLLGCNQSIKKGEIQYDLSQKTINPHGVSLIVLGTVQDAGSPHITCKKECCANLFVNSDSSRKVVSLGVIDHQNEKTYLFEATPDITMQLKLLKKETSWDSPELPNGIILTHAHIGHYTGLMYLGKEATNANKVPVFVMPKMKDFIQNNGPWSQLVSENNIEIGILTNEIEVHLTPNLKIIPFQIPHRDEYSETVGYKIIGPAKSALFIPDIDKWSVWKTSIMDVVKTVDYAFLDATFFDGKEINTRDISQIPHPFVIESMRLFENLSLTEKQKIHFIHFNHTNPLLNPESEQSKTVLEKGYKIPRQGYSIEL; from the coding sequence TTGACAATTTTATGTTTGTTGGGTTGTAATCAGTCTATCAAAAAGGGGGAAATTCAGTATGATCTATCCCAAAAAACTATTAACCCGCATGGCGTATCCCTCATTGTTTTAGGGACGGTTCAAGATGCCGGCTCTCCCCATATTACTTGTAAAAAAGAATGTTGCGCAAATTTGTTCGTCAATTCTGATAGTTCTAGGAAGGTAGTATCTCTAGGCGTAATTGATCATCAAAATGAAAAAACATATTTGTTTGAAGCTACTCCAGATATTACGATGCAATTAAAATTGTTGAAAAAGGAAACCTCTTGGGATAGCCCAGAATTACCTAATGGCATCATTCTGACCCATGCCCACATAGGTCATTACACTGGTTTGATGTACTTAGGCAAAGAAGCGACCAACGCAAATAAGGTTCCCGTGTTTGTAATGCCAAAAATGAAAGATTTCATACAAAACAATGGTCCGTGGAGTCAGCTTGTATCTGAGAATAATATTGAGATAGGTATTTTGACAAATGAAATCGAGGTTCATTTAACACCTAATTTGAAGATTATACCTTTTCAAATACCACATAGGGACGAGTATTCCGAAACGGTTGGTTATAAAATAATAGGGCCTGCAAAAAGTGCTTTATTCATCCCGGACATTGATAAATGGTCTGTTTGGAAAACTTCGATTATGGATGTAGTCAAGACTGTTGACTATGCGTTTTTGGATGCTACTTTTTTTGACGGAAAAGAAATCAATACTCGAGATATTTCGCAGATACCCCATCCTTTTGTAATTGAGAGTATGAGGCTTTTTGAAAATTTATCACTTACCGAAAAACAAAAAATTCATTTTATTCATTTTAACCATACAAATCCTTTGTTGAACCCAGAAAGCGAGCAATCAAAAACAGTTTTGGAAAAGGGATACAAAATCCCCCGCCAGGGGTACTCTATCGAACTATGA
- a CDS encoding S41 family peptidase produces the protein MNKLMKKKILVPFFAVVLLIVGSSFKSDFFEIAKQIEIFTTLFKELNMNYVDETNPAELMDTAIKNMLQDLDPYTRFLNEQDVEAYKINNAGEYSGIGATVRSYKDKLLIIEPYKDYPADKAGLKAGDEIVKIGDINVSDFDDNASELLKGANNTSVDVTYRRQGKTSTTTIQREAIEVDAVPFYKMVDDKTGYIVLAKFNAKASGQTKAALIDLKGKGAEKIILDLRGNPGGLLSEAINVTNLFIDKGELIVTTKSKVKKFNREYKTKNKAVDTGIPLVVLVNGSSASASEIVSGSLQDLDRAVVVGARSFGKGLVQRPLKLTYGTQLKVTISRYYTPSGRCIQSLDYWNRDKNNNAVRNTTFNEFKTRNGRKVQDGGGVLPDVEIAAQKANELTTALLNNNIVFDYATDYYYKNELKDVTNFKFTEQDFQDFKAFVSKSEFSYETKTEKVLKQAMTDREEVIFNKAIEDDFDRLLLDIEKSKTVALENYQKEIQQKLEDEIVKRYFYREGLFDYYLKNDDAILVATELLGNPEKYEGILK, from the coding sequence ATGAATAAACTGATGAAAAAGAAGATTCTCGTTCCATTTTTTGCAGTAGTACTTCTTATCGTAGGGAGTAGTTTTAAAAGTGATTTTTTTGAAATTGCCAAACAGATAGAAATCTTCACAACACTTTTTAAGGAACTGAACATGAACTATGTAGACGAGACCAATCCGGCAGAATTGATGGATACCGCTATAAAAAACATGTTGCAAGACCTTGACCCCTATACCCGATTTTTAAACGAGCAAGATGTTGAGGCCTACAAAATAAACAATGCCGGAGAATACTCCGGCATAGGTGCTACGGTACGCTCGTACAAGGATAAGCTTTTGATCATTGAACCCTATAAAGATTATCCTGCCGATAAAGCGGGACTCAAAGCGGGCGATGAAATCGTCAAAATAGGTGATATCAATGTTTCCGATTTTGATGACAACGCCAGTGAGCTGTTAAAGGGAGCCAATAACACCTCTGTGGACGTTACGTATAGGAGACAGGGCAAAACAAGCACTACCACTATCCAAAGAGAGGCCATAGAAGTAGACGCAGTACCATTTTATAAAATGGTAGATGACAAAACCGGATACATTGTGCTTGCAAAATTCAATGCAAAAGCATCCGGGCAGACCAAAGCTGCATTGATAGATTTAAAAGGAAAAGGCGCAGAAAAAATTATTTTGGATTTACGCGGCAATCCCGGTGGGCTGCTATCCGAAGCTATAAACGTAACCAACCTGTTCATAGATAAAGGGGAGCTTATCGTCACCACCAAATCCAAGGTCAAAAAATTCAATAGGGAATACAAGACCAAGAACAAGGCAGTTGACACTGGTATCCCATTGGTAGTTTTGGTAAATGGCAGTAGTGCGTCGGCCAGTGAAATAGTTTCGGGCAGTTTGCAGGACTTGGACCGTGCCGTTGTCGTCGGCGCCCGTAGTTTTGGAAAGGGTCTGGTACAACGGCCATTAAAGTTAACTTACGGCACACAGCTCAAAGTGACCATAAGCCGTTATTACACCCCTTCCGGCAGATGCATTCAGTCTTTGGATTACTGGAACAGGGATAAAAACAACAATGCTGTACGCAATACGACTTTTAATGAGTTCAAGACCCGTAATGGGCGAAAAGTACAAGATGGTGGCGGGGTTTTGCCAGATGTTGAAATCGCTGCCCAAAAGGCCAACGAACTTACCACGGCATTATTGAACAATAACATTGTTTTTGACTATGCTACGGATTATTATTACAAAAACGAGTTAAAAGATGTAACCAACTTTAAGTTTACCGAGCAAGATTTTCAAGATTTCAAGGCCTTTGTCTCAAAAAGCGAGTTTTCGTATGAGACAAAAACAGAAAAAGTATTAAAACAGGCCATGACCGATCGCGAAGAGGTCATCTTTAATAAAGCTATTGAGGATGACTTTGATAGGCTTCTGTTGGATATTGAAAAAAGTAAGACCGTAGCCCTTGAAAACTATCAAAAAGAGATTCAACAAAAACTGGAGGATGAAATCGTAAAACGTTATTTTTATCGTGAAGGTCTTTTTGACTATTACTTGAAAAATGACGACGCCATACTTGTAGCTACCGAACTTTTGGGCAATCCGGAAAAATATGAGGGAATTCTGAAATAA
- the rnpA gene encoding ribonuclease P protein component: MVIFMPMTFTFSKNEKLKSKKLMQRLFAEGSSVSSYPIKLIYLKTTLPGTVRFRSGVAVPKKNFKSAVHRNRIKRLLRESYRLNKPTGFNNSEDNFAFLFLYIGKNMPSYSIIEHHMVNVLKNLEKKISYE, encoded by the coding sequence ATGGTTATTTTTATGCCCATGACATTTACTTTTTCAAAAAATGAAAAATTAAAAAGCAAAAAGCTGATGCAAAGGCTATTTGCTGAAGGTAGCAGTGTATCTAGCTATCCCATAAAACTCATTTATCTTAAAACAACATTGCCGGGCACCGTTCGTTTTAGGTCGGGGGTTGCCGTTCCCAAAAAAAACTTTAAGAGCGCGGTACACCGAAATAGGATAAAGCGCTTACTGCGCGAAAGCTATCGCCTTAACAAACCCACAGGTTTTAACAATAGTGAGGACAACTTTGCGTTTCTATTTTTATATATTGGAAAGAATATGCCCTCGTATTCAATCATTGAACACCATATGGTAAATGTTCTGAAGAACCTTGAAAAGAAAATAAGTTATGAATAA
- a CDS encoding M1 family metallopeptidase: MKKFLSTTLIALLTTVTGLQAQNNSYWQQHVDYTMNVDMNVENYQYSGTQKLVYTNNSPDELNRVYYHLYFNAFQPGSEMDMRLQNIADPDGRMFKDGKSRIADLSPSEMGYLHTTSLTQDGQKVSFSEEGTILVVDLAKPIPSGGKTTFEMEFNGQVPVQIRRSGRNNAEGVALSMSQWYPKLAEYDFEGWHAHPYIAREFHGVWGDFDVKLTIDKDYVVGGSGYLQNPQEIGHGYEAPGSKVKKSKGKTLTWHFKAPMVHDFMWAADPDYIHDTLQVEDGPILHFLYKNDADIIENWKKLQPKTAETMKFFSKNIGKYPYKQYSVIQGGDGGMEYAMSTLITGKRKFGSLVGVTVHEMAHSWFQHILATNEAKHEWMDEGFTSFISSLCMNEIMDSKKENPFEGSYKGYYYLANSGKEQPQTTHADRYDSNTPYGISAYSKGSIFLSQLGYVIGQDKLMQTIRKYYEDFKFKHPVPNDIKRTAEKVSGMELDWYLTDWTQTTNTIDYGINEVSADGQKTKVSLERIGLMPMPIDLVVVYNDGSQETFYAPLRMMRGEKENPYPQLKRTVLDDWPWAMPTYEFLVDRPIEDIKGIMIDPSQLMADVNATNNTWEPGQMPKD, encoded by the coding sequence ATGAAGAAATTTTTATCGACTACCTTAATCGCATTATTGACTACGGTCACAGGTCTACAAGCTCAAAACAACTCATATTGGCAACAGCATGTAGATTATACCATGAATGTTGATATGAACGTAGAGAACTATCAGTATTCCGGTACCCAAAAGTTAGTGTATACCAACAACTCTCCGGATGAGCTAAATAGGGTGTACTATCATTTATATTTTAATGCGTTTCAACCGGGCAGCGAAATGGATATGAGGTTACAGAACATAGCCGATCCCGATGGTAGAATGTTCAAGGATGGGAAAAGTAGAATTGCCGATCTGTCTCCTTCGGAAATGGGTTACTTGCATACTACTTCTTTAACGCAGGACGGTCAAAAAGTATCTTTCTCCGAAGAAGGTACTATTTTGGTCGTGGATTTGGCAAAACCGATACCTTCGGGCGGGAAAACCACTTTTGAAATGGAGTTCAATGGGCAGGTACCTGTACAAATTCGCCGTTCGGGTCGTAATAATGCCGAAGGTGTGGCACTTTCTATGAGCCAATGGTATCCAAAACTGGCGGAATACGATTTTGAGGGATGGCATGCACATCCCTACATAGCTCGTGAATTTCATGGTGTTTGGGGAGATTTTGATGTTAAACTTACCATTGATAAGGATTATGTAGTCGGCGGCAGTGGTTATTTGCAAAATCCGCAGGAAATCGGTCACGGGTATGAAGCCCCTGGATCCAAGGTCAAAAAGTCCAAGGGAAAGACTTTGACCTGGCATTTTAAGGCTCCCATGGTACATGATTTTATGTGGGCCGCAGATCCCGATTATATTCATGATACGTTGCAGGTAGAGGATGGACCCATACTTCATTTCTTATACAAAAACGATGCGGACATTATTGAAAACTGGAAGAAACTTCAGCCCAAAACTGCCGAAACCATGAAATTTTTCAGTAAGAACATTGGTAAATATCCTTACAAACAATACTCCGTGATCCAAGGGGGTGACGGGGGTATGGAATATGCCATGAGTACCTTGATTACCGGAAAACGAAAATTCGGTAGCTTGGTGGGCGTTACCGTACACGAAATGGCACATTCCTGGTTTCAGCATATTTTAGCGACCAACGAGGCCAAACACGAATGGATGGACGAGGGTTTTACCTCGTTTATTTCATCGCTTTGTATGAACGAGATCATGGATTCCAAAAAAGAAAATCCATTCGAAGGTTCATACAAAGGCTACTACTATTTGGCAAATTCGGGAAAAGAACAACCGCAGACCACTCATGCGGACAGGTATGACTCCAACACTCCTTACGGCATCTCTGCCTACAGCAAAGGGTCTATCTTTTTATCGCAATTGGGCTATGTCATAGGTCAGGACAAGTTAATGCAAACCATTAGAAAATATTATGAAGATTTTAAGTTCAAGCATCCCGTACCTAATGATATAAAGCGAACGGCCGAAAAAGTTTCGGGTATGGAGTTAGACTGGTACCTGACAGATTGGACCCAGACCACGAACACCATCGACTATGGCATTAATGAAGTTTCTGCCGACGGCCAAAAAACCAAAGTAAGTCTTGAGCGTATTGGGTTGATGCCCATGCCCATAGACCTTGTAGTGGTGTATAACGATGGCAGCCAAGAAACCTTTTATGCACCCTTGCGAATGATGCGTGGCGAGAAAGAAAATCCGTACCCACAACTAAAAAGAACCGTATTGGATGATTGGCCTTGGGCCATGCCCACGTATGAATTTTTGGTCGATAGGCCTATCGAGGATATCAAGGGGATTATGATAGACCCTTCACAGTTGATGGCAGATGTCAATGCAACGAACAACACATGGGAACCTGGGCAAATGCCAAAAGACTAA
- a CDS encoding S8 family peptidase gives MTRIFSKSVLGLSASIILMGCGATTLVSTPIENIDDTPLKVSDLTETEKKTWGHKDLITDTIPGMSVDKAYTEIIGTKKGEKVIVAVLDSGMDLKHEDLDDVLWTNTDEKPGNGKDDDNNGYIDDIHGYNFLGDSYNEQLEYTRMLRLGLGDAATQAKAKAELDKEYQKFLGYKNQMEQMLPVVKEADKAIAAHLGKEDYTKKEVAAIKPDDETLGRNKSIIMQMLTYGDSIDEVIESIEGDTKSVAERLNYNLNKDFNGREIVGDDPYDINDTDYGDGNPQNRVEDESHGTHVAGIIAAERNNGKGVNGVANNVALMSIRAVPNGDEYDKDIALGIRYAVDNGAKIINASFGKSFSPNAEWVYEALKYAAKKDVLFVHAAGNDGADLDDPNHPNFPNDQINNGAEFADNVITVGALAPKYGSEIVASFSNYGDINVDVFAPGDKVYSTMPNNEYDFQGGTSMAAPAVAGVAALIRSYYPKLSAAQVKKILMQSGLTVKTSVILGGDASKNSTLDKVSTSGKIVNAYNALIMADGVSRGKIKL, from the coding sequence ATGACACGTATTTTTTCTAAATCCGTTTTAGGATTATCGGCTTCTATCATTTTAATGGGATGTGGAGCTACTACTTTGGTTTCTACCCCCATTGAAAACATAGATGACACTCCTTTAAAGGTTTCGGACCTGACCGAAACCGAAAAAAAAACCTGGGGGCACAAAGATCTGATTACCGATACCATTCCGGGAATGAGTGTGGACAAGGCCTATACCGAAATAATCGGAACAAAAAAAGGGGAGAAAGTAATCGTAGCGGTCCTTGACTCCGGAATGGACCTAAAACACGAAGATTTGGACGATGTACTTTGGACAAATACAGATGAAAAACCAGGTAACGGCAAAGATGATGACAACAATGGCTATATAGACGATATTCACGGTTATAATTTTTTGGGCGACTCCTACAATGAACAATTGGAATATACAAGAATGCTGCGTTTAGGATTGGGCGACGCTGCCACACAGGCCAAAGCCAAAGCTGAATTGGATAAGGAGTATCAAAAATTCTTGGGCTACAAAAACCAAATGGAGCAAATGCTCCCGGTGGTCAAAGAGGCCGATAAGGCAATTGCGGCACATTTGGGAAAAGAGGATTACACAAAAAAGGAGGTAGCCGCTATTAAACCCGATGACGAAACTTTAGGTAGAAACAAGTCTATCATCATGCAAATGCTCACGTATGGCGACTCTATTGATGAAGTTATCGAATCTATTGAAGGAGACACCAAAAGTGTGGCCGAGAGATTAAACTATAACCTCAACAAGGATTTCAACGGGCGAGAGATCGTTGGTGATGACCCCTATGACATAAACGATACCGATTACGGTGACGGTAATCCTCAAAACCGAGTCGAGGATGAAAGCCATGGCACCCATGTAGCTGGTATTATTGCCGCAGAAAGAAATAACGGAAAAGGGGTAAACGGCGTGGCGAACAATGTAGCCCTAATGAGTATAAGAGCTGTTCCCAATGGGGACGAATACGATAAAGATATTGCTTTAGGCATACGTTATGCGGTCGATAACGGGGCGAAAATCATTAATGCCAGTTTTGGAAAATCGTTCTCTCCAAATGCCGAATGGGTATACGAAGCTTTAAAATATGCAGCCAAAAAAGATGTGCTTTTTGTACATGCGGCCGGGAACGACGGTGCCGATTTGGACGACCCTAACCATCCCAACTTTCCCAATGATCAAATTAACAACGGTGCCGAGTTCGCCGACAATGTAATCACGGTCGGTGCACTGGCACCAAAATATGGGTCGGAAATAGTAGCTTCTTTTTCAAATTATGGGGATATAAATGTTGATGTTTTTGCACCCGGTGATAAAGTGTACTCAACAATGCCCAATAACGAATATGACTTTCAGGGTGGAACTTCAATGGCAGCTCCTGCCGTTGCTGGCGTTGCGGCATTAATTCGTTCTTACTACCCAAAGTTGAGCGCAGCTCAGGTGAAGAAAATCTTGATGCAATCTGGACTTACCGTAAAGACAAGCGTGATTTTAGGAGGTGACGCATCAAAGAACAGTACCTTGGACAAGGTTTCCACTTCGGGAAAAATAGTGAACGCTTACAACGCCCTCATCATGGCCGATGGTGTATCTAGAGGAAAAATAAAATTATAA
- a CDS encoding MBL fold metallo-hydrolase, which yields MKLYPVELGNLKLDGGAMFGSVPKTIWQKTNPADANNLIDLATRSLLVEDGDRLILIDTGMGDKQSPKFFGYYHLWGDYSLDSSLKKIGFHRDDITDVFMTHLHFDHCGGSIQWNKDKTGYEPAFKNATFWSNKEHWQWATQPNAREKASFLRENLIPMQESGQLKFIKKGNETLLQDSELGFDILFVDGHTEKQMLPIVEYKDKKMVFIADLIPTVGHIPLPYVMGYDTRPLLTLSEKELFLNTAVEKEYFLFFEHDAYNEVCTLQKTDKGVRLNEIHTFDEIFN from the coding sequence ATGAAGTTATACCCCGTAGAATTAGGAAATTTAAAATTGGATGGAGGTGCAATGTTCGGTTCGGTTCCCAAAACGATTTGGCAAAAAACCAATCCGGCAGATGCCAATAATTTAATTGATTTAGCTACTCGAAGTCTTCTTGTCGAAGATGGTGATCGCCTAATTTTAATCGATACCGGTATGGGCGACAAACAGTCCCCAAAATTCTTTGGTTACTATCATTTGTGGGGTGATTATTCGTTGGATTCCTCATTGAAAAAAATCGGTTTTCACAGAGATGACATCACTGATGTGTTCATGACCCATTTACATTTTGACCATTGTGGCGGAAGCATACAATGGAACAAAGACAAAACCGGATACGAGCCCGCTTTTAAAAACGCCACGTTCTGGAGCAACAAAGAGCATTGGCAGTGGGCCACCCAACCCAATGCACGTGAGAAAGCCTCATTTTTACGGGAAAACCTCATCCCGATGCAGGAAAGTGGTCAGTTAAAATTTATAAAAAAGGGCAACGAAACTCTCCTGCAAGATTCCGAACTGGGCTTTGATATTTTGTTTGTAGACGGCCATACCGAAAAACAAATGTTGCCCATTGTGGAATACAAAGACAAAAAAATGGTGTTCATAGCAGATTTGATTCCTACGGTGGGGCATATTCCCTTGCCTTATGTAATGGGATATGACACCCGACCTTTGTTGACCTTGTCCGAAAAGGAGCTGTTTTTGAATACTGCCGTGGAAAAAGAGTACTTTCTTTTCTTTGAGCACGATGCCTATAATGAAGTATGCACCTTACAAAAAACGGATAAAGGAGTAAGACTAAATGAAATACATACTTTTGATGAAATTTTTAATTAA
- a CDS encoding cation:proton antiporter: MLELAGIIILGIIAQWVAWRLKLPAILPLILIGLLVGPIATLFTENGEKLIEPIWNGKKGLFPGEGLYYFVSLAISIILFEGGLTLKRSEIRNVGPVITKLITLGSITTFFAGAIAAHFIFGLSWQISFLFSALIIVTGPTVITPILRNIPLKKDISAILKWEGILIDPIGALAAVLVFEFISVGEGEAYTQTALIEFGKILLFGFTFGFTFAHGLAFAIKRNFIPHYLLNVVSLSVVLLVFVESDIFAHESGLLAVVVMGMVLGNMDLPNIKELLYFKESLSVLLISILFILLAANINISDLQLILNWKTAALFAVIVFVIRPLGVFLSSLGSNLKLNEKLFISWVGPRGIVAAGIASLFGSKLLSKGEPGAEYITPLVFMIVLGTVLLNATTARLFAKTVGVFLKKSEGILIVGASKVSRLIGEYLQKNKRHVVLIDNNQTNINKAKKLGLEAFSANIYSDSLTDNIELNDVGYLMALTGNSDINKFAINKFRKQFGENGSFRLVNTDEMNDPENNPKEGLFSHTDDFIKLMEATRKHPVIHEIDLKDTEHYEGLIEITKADQDIVPLFLKSPEGEIKIISSFSTEFNDVTEGYKLVYLGKIFDIEPEGA, translated from the coding sequence ATGCTTGAGCTTGCCGGAATAATCATATTGGGAATTATTGCACAATGGGTAGCGTGGCGGTTAAAATTGCCTGCGATTTTACCTCTGATATTGATCGGTTTGCTGGTAGGCCCTATTGCAACCCTTTTTACCGAGAATGGTGAAAAATTGATAGAACCTATTTGGAACGGCAAAAAAGGACTCTTCCCGGGCGAGGGCCTATATTACTTTGTTTCGTTGGCCATAAGCATTATTCTTTTCGAGGGCGGACTTACCTTAAAACGTTCTGAAATACGAAATGTAGGCCCCGTTATCACTAAATTGATAACCTTGGGGAGTATTACCACATTTTTTGCAGGGGCCATCGCCGCTCATTTTATATTCGGTTTGTCATGGCAGATTTCTTTCTTGTTCTCCGCGTTGATCATAGTCACCGGCCCTACCGTAATCACACCCATTTTACGCAATATCCCGTTAAAGAAAGATATATCGGCCATACTTAAATGGGAAGGTATTCTCATAGATCCCATAGGAGCGCTAGCTGCGGTTTTGGTATTCGAATTTATAAGTGTGGGCGAAGGGGAAGCGTATACGCAAACCGCTTTGATCGAGTTTGGTAAGATTTTACTTTTTGGTTTCACTTTTGGTTTCACTTTTGCCCACGGGTTGGCTTTTGCCATTAAACGAAATTTTATTCCACATTATCTTTTGAACGTCGTCTCACTTTCAGTAGTGCTTTTGGTTTTTGTTGAATCGGATATCTTCGCCCATGAATCCGGTCTTTTGGCCGTAGTGGTCATGGGGATGGTTTTGGGCAATATGGATCTTCCCAATATCAAGGAGCTACTTTATTTTAAGGAATCTTTGAGCGTACTCTTGATTTCTATCCTCTTTATACTGTTGGCGGCCAACATTAACATAAGCGATCTACAACTTATCCTAAATTGGAAAACCGCTGCCCTGTTTGCTGTAATCGTTTTTGTAATACGGCCATTAGGTGTTTTTCTAAGTTCTTTAGGGTCTAACTTAAAGCTTAATGAAAAGTTATTTATCAGCTGGGTAGGGCCCAGAGGTATTGTTGCTGCCGGTATTGCATCACTGTTCGGATCTAAACTTTTGTCCAAAGGCGAACCGGGTGCCGAATATATCACTCCGTTGGTATTTATGATTGTTTTGGGAACCGTTTTATTGAATGCCACTACGGCGCGTTTGTTCGCAAAGACTGTGGGAGTATTTCTTAAAAAGTCAGAAGGCATTCTTATCGTGGGGGCTTCAAAAGTATCGCGTTTGATTGGGGAATATTTACAAAAAAACAAGCGGCATGTAGTCTTGATCGATAATAACCAAACCAATATAAACAAGGCGAAAAAATTGGGACTAGAGGCTTTTTCAGCCAATATTTACTCCGATTCATTGACCGATAATATTGAGCTCAACGATGTTGGTTATCTCATGGCACTTACAGGTAATTCGGATATCAATAAATTTGCCATCAACAAATTCAGAAAGCAATTCGGGGAAAACGGGTCTTTTCGTTTGGTCAATACCGATGAAATGAACGACCCCGAAAACAACCCTAAAGAAGGTCTGTTCTCCCATACCGACGATTTTATAAAATTGATGGAAGCCACAAGAAAACATCCTGTCATACATGAAATTGATTTAAAGGATACCGAGCATTATGAAGGTTTGATCGAAATTACAAAAGCGGACCAAGACATTGTACCATTGTTTCTTAAATCGCCTGAGGGTGAAATAAAAATCATTTCCTCGTTCAGTACAGAATTCAATGATGTTACCGAAGGGTACAAGCTCGTATACTTAGGGAAAATATTTGATATAGAGCCAGAAGGGGCTTAA
- a CDS encoding GTP-binding protein LepA, which produces MTTHIAHFCAKHKIIQIEQNSIFTWKQESGEIDVELLKDKILRENTVHFFRLVAGKNYPVSSDDIVIKILKAEPFDG; this is translated from the coding sequence ATGACTACACATATTGCCCATTTTTGTGCCAAGCATAAGATTATTCAAATAGAACAGAATTCCATTTTTACCTGGAAACAAGAAAGTGGAGAAATAGATGTTGAGTTATTGAAAGATAAAATCCTAAGAGAGAATACCGTTCACTTTTTTAGGCTAGTCGCCGGTAAAAATTATCCCGTATCATCAGATGATATCGTAATCAAAATACTAAAGGCAGAGCCCTTTGATGGTTAA